From Amycolatopsis sp. cg9, one genomic window encodes:
- a CDS encoding kinase — MTEDLAVAAPAPATVTDPRAGSFRVDAHHGEILQGVFADGGRLRRGLVTLPCPLYSTRATFLPTEDAGTTVRPAWRSKARRAADLTLARLGYPVPGGLLDITSDIPLCRGFGSSTADVTSAIGAVLAATGRRLAPAEVGALAVEAETASDSLMYGGRAVVFAHREGEPIEDLGELMPLAVLGFGTSPGGRGVDTLELTPARYTSWEIEAFRPLRGLLRRAVADGDAGLLGRVATASTLLNQRHLPVPGLDDVLAVARAAGAAGVQVAHSGDVAGLIFDATDPETPARLQFAATRLDVTETWQFETER, encoded by the coding sequence ATGACCGAAGACCTCGCGGTCGCCGCACCGGCCCCCGCCACCGTCACCGACCCCCGCGCGGGCAGCTTCCGCGTCGATGCCCATCACGGCGAAATCCTGCAAGGGGTGTTCGCCGACGGCGGCCGGCTGCGCCGCGGCCTGGTCACCCTGCCGTGCCCGCTCTACAGCACCCGCGCCACCTTCCTGCCGACCGAGGACGCCGGCACGACCGTGCGGCCCGCGTGGCGCAGCAAGGCGCGCCGCGCCGCCGACCTGACGCTGGCCCGGCTCGGGTACCCGGTGCCGGGCGGGCTGCTCGACATCACCAGCGACATCCCGCTGTGCCGCGGCTTCGGTTCCTCGACCGCGGATGTCACGTCGGCGATCGGCGCGGTCCTCGCCGCGACCGGCCGCCGCCTCGCACCCGCCGAGGTGGGCGCGCTGGCCGTCGAAGCCGAAACCGCGTCCGACTCGCTCATGTACGGCGGCCGGGCCGTGGTCTTCGCCCACCGCGAAGGCGAGCCGATCGAGGACCTCGGCGAGCTGATGCCGCTGGCCGTCCTGGGGTTCGGCACCAGCCCCGGCGGGCGCGGCGTCGACACGCTGGAACTCACGCCCGCGCGCTACACGTCGTGGGAGATCGAGGCGTTCCGACCGCTGCGCGGCCTGCTGCGCCGGGCCGTGGCCGACGGCGACGCGGGCCTGCTCGGCCGGGTCGCCACCGCCAGCACCCTGCTCAACCAGCGCCACCTGCCCGTGCCGGGGCTGGACGACGTCCTCGCCGTCGCCCGCGCCGCCGGGGCCGCCGGCGTGCAGGTCGCCCACAGCGGCGACGTCGCCGGGCTGATCTTCGACGCGACCGACCCCGAAACCCCGGCGCGGCTGCAGTTCGCCGCGACGCGGCTCGACGTGACCGAGACCTGGCAGTTCGAAACCGAGAGGTGA